The following proteins are encoded in a genomic region of Amblyraja radiata isolate CabotCenter1 chromosome 37, sAmbRad1.1.pri, whole genome shotgun sequence:
- the vstm4 gene encoding V-set and transmembrane domain-containing protein 4 gives MQSLGLVLVLAHLLATDFCVALSVVVTPRPVVEFSEGQRGSLFCRVSQQKWRNSYLSLVWLLSNPQHTNQRILRLNRTGHVQTFRNCREGHCELQFFQQGAAKVYVLIINEFRNTDEGHYRCKVQEIANLNRKWLSISNGDNATEVKVRLLQTTTMLAPPSTTQTWTVYEDSIQETSTLPIARKPKEEWKIFEVSDLYLYVTMVCSVGILSVALFAAVLFCQILWNRKKRRARKYLTKGPNSSSGAMMSAAGSSSIFQNKSRMKKFAACDAPPPVPMKIPTREVSAKRKFLKKHDSKSILPRIVEDSLTYAELELMPTQPSAPPVPSSPDPQRPNTVYAKIFFAKTQS, from the exons ATGCAGTCTCTGGGACTAGTCCTGGTGTTGGCACATCTCCTTGCGACAG ATTTCTGTGTGGCCTTGAGTGTGGTTGTCACCCCGAGGCCGGTGGTGGAGTTCTCCGAGGGTCAGCGAGGGAGTCTATTCTGTCGTGTCTCTCAGCAGAAATGGAGAAACAGTTACCTGTCCCTGGTGTGGCTGCTGTCAAACCCGCAGCACACCAATCAACGGATCCTGAGACTGAATCGGACAGGACACGTGCAAACGTTTCGTAACTGCAGGGAGGGCCACTGTGAGCTTCAGTTCTTCCAGCAAGGTGCGGCCAAGGTCTATGTATTGATCATCAACGAGTTTCGCAATACTGACGAAGGGCACTACAGATGTAAGGTCCAGGAAATCGCAAACCTAAATAGGAAGTGGCTGTCGATATCGAACGGAGACAATGCCACAGAGGTGAAAG TGCGCCTACTGCAGACCACGACAATGCTGGCCCCTCCGAGCACGACCCAAACCTGGACAGTCTATGAAG ATTCTATTCAGGAAACTTCCACTCTGCCGATTGCCAGAAAAccgaaagaagaatggaaaatatTTGAAG TTTCAGATCTGTATCTTTACGTGACAATGGTCTGCTCCGTGGGAATCCTTTCCGTGGCCCTCTTTGCTGCCGTTCTCTTCTGTCAGATTCTCTGGAACAGGAAGAAGAGGAGAG CAAGAAAATACTTGACAAAAGGGCCCAACAGCAG TTCGGGAGCGATGATGTCGGCTGCTGGAAGCTCCTCCATTTTCCAAAACAAATCCAGGATGAAAAAGTTTGCAGCCTGTGATGCACCCCCGCCAGTGCCAATGAAAA TACCAACAAGAGAGGTGTCAGCCAAGAGAAAGTTCTTGAAGAAACACGATAGCAAATCCATTCTG ccaCGGATAGTGGAGGACAGCCTGACCTACGCTGAGCTTGAACTGATGCCCACACAACCCAGTGCCCCACCTGTGCCCAGCTCCCCGGACCCCCAGAGACCCAACACCGTCTACGCCAAGATCTTCTTTGCAAAAACCCAAAGTTAA